The window CGGAGAAGTACCCCGAGACGTTCGACAAGTATTACCGTCCGCGTTGGGACTACTGGCGCGAGCAGGCCGCCAAGGGCAACCGTTTCTACAACAAGACGCTGCCGATGCTCTGCACTACCTGCCAGATTCCGATGATATTCACCGAGCCTGGCGACGCAACCAAGATCTGCTATCGCGAGTCGGACTACCTCGGCGACAAGTATCACTTCTGCAGCGACCACTGCAAGGAGATTTTTGACAACGAACCCGAGAAGTTCGTGCAGTCATGGCTTCCGCCGCAGCAAGTGTATCAAGGAAACTGTTTCAAGCCGGATGCCGATCCGACCAAGGAAGGTTTCGATCCCTTGATGGCCTTGCTCGACTACTACAACCTGAATGTAGGCCGGGACAACTTCGATTTCGAGGGGTCGGAAGACCAAAAGAACTTTGCTGCCTGGCGTGGAGAGGTCTTGCAAGGAGAAGCCAAATGAGCGTTGTTGCCCTCAAACCCTACAAGTTCCCGGCACGAGACGCGCGCGAAAACTTTCCGGCGCCGTTGCTGTTTATCGGCTGGGAAGACCATCTGTTGTTTGCGGCACCAGTTGCCTTGCCCCTGCCGTCGGACACGTTGTTCGGTGCGCTGTGCACCCAGGTGTTGCCCGGCACTTATGGCTATCACCCCGATTTCTCAAAAATCGACTGGAGCCAGGTGCAGTGGTTTAAGTCCGGCCAGCCGTGGCATCCCGACCCGGCGAAGTCGCTGGCTGAAAACGGTCTGACGCACAAAGACGTGATCCGCTTTCGCACGCCTGGCTTGAACGGTCTGAGCGGTTCCTGCAATTGAGATTGCGTCATGGCAGCGCAATCACACCGCAGCCGAAGTTACAGGCCGCGGTGTGATTGGCCTCCGGCGATTTGAACAATGACCTATCAACTCAACATTCAGCCCCTGGGTGCCACCATTGAGGTGGAGGAAGGGCAAACTATACTCGACGCGGCCTTGCGCCAAGGCATTTACATTCCGCACGCGTGTGGTCACGGGCTATGTGGAACCTGCAAGGTGCAGGTGTGTGACGGAGAAGTCGATCTCGGCGATGCGAATCCCTTCGCGCTGATGGACTTCGAGCGCGAGGAGCGCAAGGCGTTGGCCTGCTGTGCCACCTTGCTCGATGATACGACCATCGAGGCCGACATCGAGGAAGACCCGGACGCCGAAGTCATCCCGGTCGAGGATTTCAATGCCGAGGTGACACGCATCGAGCAACTCACACCGACGATCAAAGCCGTCTTCCTGAGACTCGATCAACCGATTCATTTTCAGGCGGGTCAGTACGTGCAACTTGAAATTCCCGAGTTGCGCCAGACACGGGCGTTTTCCATTGCCAATTCACCT of the Paraburkholderia aromaticivorans genome contains:
- a CDS encoding phenol hydroxylase subunit P4; translated protein: MSVVALKPYKFPARDARENFPAPLLFIGWEDHLLFAAPVALPLPSDTLFGALCTQVLPGTYGYHPDFSKIDWSQVQWFKSGQPWHPDPAKSLAENGLTHKDVIRFRTPGLNGLSGSCN